A window of Quercus robur chromosome 12, dhQueRobu3.1, whole genome shotgun sequence genomic DNA:
gaactactttctcaaaaaaaaaaaaagttgtaatctaacttaaatttttatattttggagtTAATTATGAGAGAGATAGATTGTTTAGTGTGTTGTTATTTGAGAGATTATAGGTAATTAATGTTGACAATCTACAATGTAAGATActgatttattaaaatttatttaatagtaGGGCTTTAGGCATTGGGCTTGGGCTGTCAACTTTATTGGGTgctcttaaaatatttattaattgatcattttaaatttttatattatttttataggaaatataaaagctgctggttttttttttttttttttttttttttttcttatttcataaaaaaaaaatgataaaaaatatttccaaactaATATATTTAAGGCACCGTtaactttttttcattctttatttaCTCCTTTCCTATAGAAGAGTTATTTAAAATTGTATCAGGCAAGTTGATCAAATGGCTCTTTCGAAATTAGAGAGGACTTTTCTTTGGACAATAGCATAAGCCAACGAGGTCCTGGATTGTTTAGGCACCGGTGAgggaaaaaattgccaaatgCCCTTTTCGAGCAAAAATAGTAGCTCTTTGCttcctttcccaaactaattagggaaatgtccctcttttgaaactctaTTTGTGATAAATCAAGTTAGGTCCTATAACGGCGTTTTTAAGGagtctatagtgacgttttcaggatctatagtggcgttttgtaactagACCTctataaaatcgagttataggtaaaaacaataaaaaaaaaaattgcctataactcgattttatagaggtcgagttacaaaacgccactataggtccttaaaatgtcactataggtcttgaaaaacgctgctatagggctctagaatttttttttttttttttagagttgaTTTATCtcaaattgagttacaaaagaggagtatttttctaattagtttggaaaagaaGGTAAAACGCTGCTTAGTTTGGgagaaaagggcatttgcccattttttCCCACCGCTGAGCCTGATAGTTGTTCCTTCGAGTGCAAGCATGAACTaccacaattattattattatttggctGAATGAGTAGCTACCCAAAATggtgtggttgtggttgttgttgttgttgttgttgttgtggttgatCCAAATTAATGAAGATAAGGTGGTTTACACGCTACTCGGGTAGACTGTTAGGCTAGGCCATTAAGTCAATGTCTAGAGTCcccataagaaaattttaattttaggtagttttatgagaaaaataattaaaaaattaaaaggtcGGTAGACCGACACTCTGTTTCTTGTCCGAAAAAGAGATTCAATCCAATTGGAATCCTATGCTCTTTCACGAAAAATTGATGAGTGAATTATTGATGATCAATTTTGCATTAAGGTGTTACAATTTTGTTACATTTTACTAATTAAGATTAAATTGTAGACTACACCCCTTAGTGTTTgaaagtgtttggattttaaaccatgaaaattcaaaatttggatttttactcCTTAAAGTTCTATTCTGTTTGCATCGGCAGCCCTTCCatccatattttttattaagtgccacataaatttgttatttgtgtttaatttttccaataaaatgatGCCACATTATTTTTGtagcctaaaaaaaattaaataattaaaaatgacatGTCATAATAAAATGATGTGACATCATTTTATTGGATTAACTAAACATGCGTGGTAAATTTATGTATCACTTAACGAAAAATATAAATGGAAGGTTTGTTGATGCGAGCAAGATAGAATTTTAGGGGGTAAATccaaattatgaaatttcaaaatttaaaatccaaGCACTCAAAACTTTAAGAGTGTAGTTTACAAATTGgctttaaattaattaagtcaaaagAACATTAAGTGAATTAGTCATATTGTCAATTAAATGTAAGAAtggattttaattgaaaaaattatgatgAATTTTAAACGAAAATTTCTCCACTTAAAATTGTTGCATTAGGCAACAAACTATATTGAGTTGGACTATACACTATAAAAGAGAATATGTATATATCATATGCATAAGATCATAATTATTatccaattaaaacaaagcatcaCCAACCGTTTTACATAGCATGTTTTGAATAGCTCTCTTTTAATTCTTGAGTAAAATGTACACTCATACAATGAGGTAGAGGGTTGTTTTTACTGACGATGTTAAGCAAAGTTGTTAACACGGTACCAAAGgctattttaatttgattaaaggAATAAAATATTTCAGTAGTTGTTAATACCAATATATCATTTTGGGCttatcactatatatatatatatatatatatatgtatgtatgtttgtATGTATTTAACTCTTTTACTAAAATGTTAATAAACACATAATTCAAAATTCATGtttgtatgtatttttttattattattattttttttaacttttgaaaggtaaacatatatatatatatatatatattttcttttattgatttttatagtATTTAAAATATTACCATTTGAACATTTTATGAGTTTGTATTAaccaaaataatagaatttacttaagttacacttggtattttatttaactattaaaaTTCATTCTATTTGTAACTGAAAATtcaactttgaaaaaaaaaaaatgaaaaaaagatcattcatgtgaaaaaatttctaataccTAAATACATTAATATACGAGGcattttagtaaattaattgTGTAATATTTCAAGAGTCAAAAGATCTCATTAAGTGTGAATAAATAAAGTATGGATAGAAGGTATTCGCCTATATTTCAATTGTTAAAGGGGTACATTGCTCAATTATAAAGTTTAGAGAGGGAATTTGAACCACCCAGTAGATAATGGGGGGAAAGTGTAAtttactcaataaaaaaattcaccaaaggaaaagaaaaataatcaggCTATCTAGATCATATCTTCTATGAGAggaatgttttttgtttttgttttgttttgtttttgtttttgttttttttttttaaggtgggttggggggggggggggggtggttcttttaattttggtagGGCTAGGGGCAAGTACCCTCTAAGATCGACCAATCGTAAATACACTCCTCTTTGATAGGATAATAGGTCTCATCATAAATGTAAggcgaaaacaccattttggtccttacatttttaAGTCAcggtcaatttagtccttactattttcaacttgcaaccAATTTGGTTCCTACCGTTATCTTACTAACGGAAAATGTCTACGTGGCTAACGGATTGCATTGTTGGCATGtctaacattaaaaaaattaaatttgatattaGATGGCAAAAAAGCCATGCCAacatttaagaatatttttttcctttttgtttactaattttttcccttttttttttcttatggaatttcacttctctctctctcaacattCATCAACGGACAATCCAGAACTCAAATCTTCTctagtctctctctttctagttTATCTCATTCCTCTCTCTTGGCTCCTCCATCTCAAGCCCACCTAGGCTGGCATCCGTATAGCTCGCCACACTGAGAATAAGATGCATAACGGCACTGTCGCGAGAGTCATCGTCTTGCTACACAAGGAGTGTGGTTGCTCCAAGTCAAAGCCGGAGACGTTGATTCCAACACTCGGGTCGCCTCTTGTTGGTCCAGAACGTGATCTGGGTAcaggggcggcccaacataatttggggcctaaggcgaaaaatttatgcggggcctttaatatgtaaatattaattaaacaaaattatttaatactaattaaattaaggttaatttgatacattaaatacataaataataccaactagactaatgttaatttcatatagagaattgaaaatcatagttgaattataaatattaataaaaagaaataaaaatatattgcgattgaaaaatatactttattttggatataagactatgcatagttaaataaagttgtaatctaatttttaattttatattttgattttaagagagagagtgagatatatatatatatattatttggtgtatggttttgtaggatattagtttacaaaaatcaaagtctcaaactattgGGGGAgattaatttataattgataatttaacacatttgcaacatctttttgaaatattttagggtttcaattgagttaaggttGTCTCGTACTTTGAGagttaataaaaatgaaaaagaaaaatgcactaattaaaagtactataaaatgttcaaaatataatgtgatattgtttctcattgatgaacttcatcaatttaactaatgaatgtttatatcatatttttttttgtgattaataacatgacaatttgtaaactaataataaaatttgtacatcactaataagaaaaaaatacaacctttaaaaaatatatataattttataaaaatttgggcctttaactataaaaaatggGGCattttttctcaagaaaaattttattttttagtggggccttaggcgtaggcctaacttgcctaggccttgagccggccctgtCTGGGTATATATCTTCAATTTTGTTATTACGGTTGTCGGCAGCTTGTAGGTTGATTGAAATTAGAGTTGTTGTTGGTTGCCAAACTTTAGGCGATTGAGTTGTAGTTAGTCTGTGAGGGGTGAACAGCGGTGACTTGGAGCGTCTTGGATTTGTGGTTGAAGTTTGATGTTTTAGTTGCGTCTTGAGTAGCGGTGGCGGGAAGGCTTAGATTTGTGATTCACAGCAAAGGGAATCACCCAGAGACATTAGCACGGATGtggattttctttattttttggcactgtattgagattttctttttgtatttgttattgTGTTTGGAtgtcaagaatttttttattcttttaagaaacggatgccaaaaaaataagaaattgataattttgttatttaaattgttgttataaaattttgaaattttatttggatggttatttatattttgaaaatgctgACATGGATTTTTTGTCATTTAAGTGCTTATGTGgtcaacaaaatataaacacGTCAGcgtcagatttgattttttaatattagacaTGCTAACAATGCAATCCGTTAGTCACGTAGGCATTTTCTGTTAGTGAGATAATGGCAGGGACCAAATTggttgcaagttgaaaatagtaaggaccaaattgactgctaccaaaatgtagggactaaattgattgtaaccccaaaatataaagaccaaaatggtgtttttgcCTAGTTATTGTCATTTTTATACCATAAGAGGAGAAATACGTATGCACTTATTGACATTGTACTCCTAACAATTctataattagttaattactCATATTTTAATGcacattaattttattatttttttaatagtgagCAAATTGTTTTCCACGTTACTTGTTAataaattgatttatttcaagCAAATTAATTGTCTTCCAGTCAAAACGAAGAACAACTCAAACTTAGTACGTTAGTATAAAGAAATCATACTATATGGTTCATAAGCAAACCACTTTTGTGATCTACCTGTCAAACAAACAAGGTAGAACTCCCAGTTAGGTGCATGTGATGTGATTGCTTACAGGTAGTATCACCCATTCAACCTTCTGAATATActcttacaatttcttttttcttccagCAAGAGGGAATTCAATCCCAAATTCTTAGTAATGTTCAAAacgcaattttattttatttatattgagcTAAAGCAAATTTAACTCTCtagtcttccttttcttttcaaagtATGATTTCCTATTATCCGGAGTGTCATACATTTTCAGATTTCAGAGGCTCTGTTTGTTGGAATTCTTGCACAGTTAATCTacttttgtgattttgtgaaCAAGATTAATAAACAATATATGCACAAATCTATGTGTGAATATATAAgagaaaataaagtaaaatttacAGACCAAGCAGAATGGTTGATACAAAACTAATCAAGGTTAGTGTCTGACACTATGTCCTTTAGATAGATTTCGCACTTCACACTATTTATTTAGTGATGCTTTGAGTCTCTTAAACATTTGTCTCCCAAGATACAATAATTAACAACACGTAGAAGAAGTATTACAATTTTCGTGTAAAATGATCATGATTGTGTGTCTCTCTCTAAAGACTCTTATAAATGAAtgcaaaaactaacaaaagtgAAATAACACACACTAGCACCAGTTTATAATAGAAGTAGCAGCGAATAGATATATTGTTACATACTCGCACTAGTTTAGAAAATGTGCAATAATGAATAAACATATTGGTTTGGAATTAAATTCAGCATGCacaaacaaacattaaaataaGCTTAACCCACTTAGACCAATATTTGTAGAATTAATTTCTCATTCACATTTTAATGGTTTTGGGTAAATGTCCATGActtaataaaccattttttcAACAGTTATGGTACTGTTGTATTCTTTACAGCATCAGTATGGTACTATTGTACTCTTTACAGTATCATTAATGAGTACTGTATCTCTAAGGTTAAGTTAGgtttattatcttttttgttGCTGAGAAGGTTAACTTAGGTTTAAGATACTATAAATACTGAGGTAACTGAGCATTGTATAATCGTTTGACACTCATAATataataatactaaaatttTCCATCTCTCTCGCCAAGATTTGTCCTTTccaatctctcttcctctcccaaAAACAGGGTCATGGCTATTAGGAAACTTTATGGAACCCTTGGTTCTCCAGACACAATCCGAGCCTTAGCTTCCATCTTTGAACATGAGCTTGATTTTGAATTCATACCAATTGACCTCAACGCTGGAGAGCACAAAACTGAATCTTTCCTCTCTTTAAGTGTAATTTCTAGCTCTCCTATCACTCAAGTACTCATATTTCCAAAGAATATCGTATTTATGTCTCTGTCTCGCTATTTCAAATGCTTActgacatatttttttttttatttcatctttTTCCCATTTCCTTCCTTGGCTTTAGCCCTTTGGTCTGGTTCCAGTCTATCAGGACGACGGTTTGACTCTATTTGGTAAGgctaagaaaaataatgaagtcTCATTTCAccatatatcatttttttttttttttttgaaaatcattttatCATATATCATATTTGTTATGACATATATACATTTTGTACAGTACTACAAATTTGAAGGTTAAGTTATGATTCTATgaagttgtttaatttttatttagtgtCATTACAAGTCACAATTGTTGGTGAAATGTTGTGATTGGTGCTACTAAAAATGATGTAAATCcatgtgaaaataattttgttccaATCACAATCTCACATTAGCAGTTGTGAGCAATATTGTAAACATTGTTGTGTTCTTAGCAATACTGTTACAAGTTATAAACAGATGTGTTCTACCCCAGAATCAAGGGCCATAATGAGGTTTATATCGCATTATTACCGAAAACCTGGAACTGAGCTAGTCTACGAGGTGCCAAAGCTACAAGGAATAGCGGCAACTTGGATCGACGTTGAGGATCACCAATTTAGTCCCCCAGCTGAAAAACTTAGGCAAGAGCTCGTGGACAAGGCCAAAAAGGGGTTGCCAATGGACAAAGAGGTGGTGGCAGAAGCAGAGGCTAAGCTGGTTAAGGTGTTGGATGTGTATGAAGAGAGACTTACAGATTCTAAGTACTTGGGAGGTGATAGGTTTACCTCTGCTGATCTTACTCACCTTCCTTACTTGTACCACCTAATGGGCACACCTGTGAAGCAGCTCTTTGAAGAGCGACCCAATGTTAGTACATGGTGCAAGGACATTTTGTCTCGCCCATGTTGGAGTAAGGTGGTGGAGATGGTTGAGAAGGATAAGGTGTAAACAGAAAAATCTCATGATTAAGACATGAAATAATTCGATAAGTCACTtcatgaagaaaataaaagaaagagtttTCGGTTGCGACATGCGGATAATATGTAATCGAATTTATCGGTTGTCACAATTTGATAATATGGATCGCTATAATCGATGAATTAACTATCATTTTCATATAaacttaccattttttttcctaccattCACAATTGCGCACAATAAAATTGTGACAATAATTATGACATAAAGTTGTGCTCACATTGTCACTTTCTCTTGTTTGGGTCCACATACTTTCTCTTTATAAGTGAAGTAGAGTTCACATAACTACACAAGGATGTGCATTCAATAAAGCTATAAGGGCGAGAAAGTTTGTCttgtttttcttaatttctCTAGCACTGCATGTATCAGAGTCAAGATGAAGCTAGCAAGATCAGAAGCAAGAGCAAGGATAGCAGAGCAAATCAACCAATACTAGAGCATAGTAATACGACAGTGTAAGAGCATCCACACCAGCTCGTGGATACTcatctaaaatacaaaaaatgctCCAGTTTACACATTTTACCCCAAAATCCTTCCACATCAGTTCATGTAAAAATGTCTAAATAGACAAGATGTCTTGCAAAATGAACAGTAACTGTgcatatatacacggttactgttcaccgtgtaaacaattttttaatattattttctctcctctGTCAAACCTTCCCTTCCCCAACCATTACAACAACCCAGCGCGCCAGAATAACCacccaaccaccaaacccagAGCCACCACCAAACACCGCAATCTAGCATAAAGTATTAACCAAACTCAactgaaaattaacccaaaatcaacagaaaccccaaaatcaactgaaaattaacccaaacacATCCACAGACAAATCAACATAGAGAAACACTTgctcaaaagtgaaaaaaaaaaaaaaaaaaaaacagagatacACTTGATTGGAACGATCAGAGCTCGTGGGTCTTGCTTGATCGGAGCTCGTGGGTATAGGTCTTGCTTGATCGGAGCTAGGAAGATACAATAACTGATCGGTGCTTGTGGATCAAAGCTAGGGAGATCTCGGTCAAATCTGATCTGGTCGGATCTGATCGGTGCTTGTGGATCGGAGCTAGGGAGATCGGTGCTTGCCTGATCGGAGCCGTggatcggagctgtggatcggaGCTAGGGAGATCGGTATAGAGATGATCAGAGCTAGGGAGCTATggatcggagctgtggatcggtatagaccgagagggagagttg
This region includes:
- the LOC126710106 gene encoding glutathione S-transferase-like translates to MAIRKLYGTLGSPDTIRALASIFEHELDFEFIPIDLNAGEHKTESFLSLSPFGLVPVYQDDGLTLFESRAIMRFISHYYRKPGTELVYEVPKLQGIAATWIDVEDHQFSPPAEKLRQELVDKAKKGLPMDKEVVAEAEAKLVKVLDVYEERLTDSKYLGGDRFTSADLTHLPYLYHLMGTPVKQLFEERPNVSTWCKDILSRPCWSKVVEMVEKDKV